The Neisseria macacae ATCC 33926 genome contains the following window.
GTCGCCTTTGACCACCGCTTCGGCATCCACGCCAAGGTCCTTCGGCACTCTGTTGCCATCGATAAACACCTTATCGGGCTTGATCGCCACCCCGTGTATGGCGCGGCTCATTGCCAACATCGTGGCATGAAGGATATTTAGTTCGAAAATTTCTTGCGGATCGGCTTGTGCGACACACCATGCCAGCGCCTGTTCTTTAATCAAGACCGCCAACGTATCGCGCTTTTTTTCGCTGAGTTTTTTAGAGTCGGTCAAACCGGGCAAATGGTAAGACGGCGGTAGGATAACGGCGGCGGCAAACACGCTGCCGACCAAAGGCCCCCGCCCTGCCTCGTCAACGCCGGCAATCAGAAAAGAATTTGTCATCGTTGTTTGAAAATAGAAAAATGGACATTATTTAAACTAAGGAGCAGCCGAAACGGAACACCTATCCCGCCAGCCGCCTAACCACTATATTTAACGCAATAATCGCCGCAGCCTGTTTAGGTTTGCGCCACGATATCCTCGTGCAGCGCCTCACAATGATAGGCGGCATCGGAAAATTTTACCTTGTTTGAAATAAGTTGATTCGTTATAACTGGCTGCATAGTATAATCAAAACCTTTGCCATATACCGAAATAAAGATGAAACCGATTTTTTACCGACTGATTTTGGCTTTCGGGCTGGGAAGCGCCGCCCTCTCCGCACAAGCCGGCTATATCTGCAAAGTGGACGGCAACGCAGTATTTACCGAGAAAAAAATCGGCAACGATTGCACCGAATCCCATACGGACGGCACTGCAAACGTCAGCCCTGAAGAAGCCGGCAGGGCCGTACCCGAGCGGGTCGACCTGAAAGAAGCCCTCGGGGAAGCCGCTCCCGAGCCAGGCGACATCAAAGTCTTGCCGCGCACGACGGGCGGCAGCGTAACCAACACGGCAGAAGCCGCCAATCCCCGTTTGGACATCAAATTGCGCAACGGTAAGCTTGGCGAAGCGACTTCCGTCGGTGACCTGAAAGCAGCCAAAGCCCGCGCCGCCGAGTTGAACCGCAAAGCCAAAATCCTGCCCGCACCCATCCTGCCGGCATCCAAACCCAAACCGCAACTGACCCGCAAGCAAATCTTGGAAAACGAAGTCCGCAACGAACAAGTGGCTTTGGTCAGGGCGCAGGCGCAACTGAATGTTGCCAAGAAAAAAGGCGATCAGGCAAAAATCAGCCGCCTGACCCAAGCCGTCAACGACCGCCAGGCCAATATCCGCGCCATTGAAAGCGAAATGAAACGCTAAACGGACAACGGTTCGGAAAGTTTTAATCCAAGCTTTCCGAACCATTTTCAATCGAAATCCATCATGCAGCCCATCCCCGACAACATCATCAAATTCCTACACGCCAACCATGTGATCAGCATTGCGGCAGCCGCAGACGGCGAAATTTGGAGCGCCTGCTGCTTTTATGTGCCCGATGAAGCGCAAGCAAGGCTGATTGTCCTGACTTCGGCACGTTCCAAACACGGCAGCCTGATGCTGAAAAATCCAAACATCGCCGGAACCATCGCAGGCCAGCCGGAAAATATCGCCAAAATCAACGGAATACAGCTGACGGCCAGCGCGCAACTGCTGACTGACGAAACAGAGAAAAAAGCAGCGCTCGCCCTCTATTACAAAGCCCATCCGCTTGCCCGCGCGATGAAAAGCGATGTTTGGTCGTTGCGTCTGGAAAACGTGAAATTTACGGACAACAAACTGGTTTTCGCCCAAAAAACCCTTTGGCAGCATGAAGCCCAAAACGCCTGAATCATTAAACCCTTGGCGATTGGTTTCAACGTTGATGGGTTAAACCCAATACCCAAAGACAAAGGTTTTCAGACGACCCCTGCATACAAGGTCGTCTGAAAAGCAGTACCCAAACAAAAATCCTGAAACCGGCAAACGGATTTCAGGATTTTTTGATATTCGGATCATCCGCACGCAAAAAAGCGGCAGCCATGCCCTACCGCCCTTTCCTATCCAAAATCTTAATATCTCGCCATCATCCCATCCACCTGCAAAGCCCAAGCATCAATCCCGCCTTGCAGGTTAAACAGATTTTCAAAACCCGCATCCGCCAGATACATCGCCGTATGCAGGCTGCGGATGCCGTGGTGGCAGTAAACGACAATCGGCAAATCGTCGTCGGGCAGCTCGTTTTGGCGCAGCGGAATCAGGTTCATCGGGATATGGATGGCGTCAGGCAGGGCGCAGACGGCTGTTTCCTCGTCGGTGCGCACGTCCAGCAGATGGAACGCGCGGCCTTCTTCCTGCCATTGTTGCAGTTGCAGCGGGGTGAGTTGCGGGATCGTCATGATGTTGTGTGTAAAATGATGGAAACGATGAAAGGTCGTCTGAAAACGTTTCGCCATGTCCGGCTGGTTTTCAGACGACCTTTGATTTCAAAAAAGTTTAAAAATCGAAATCGCCGAAAGGACGGTTTTCTTTGTCGTCCAAATGCGCGACCAGCGTGTCGAACAGGACTTTTTCTTCAAATTCGTCGCCCTTGCGCGTAATCAGCAGCGCGCGTTGTACCGGCTGACGGCCGACGATGACTGCCATGCGGCCGCCGTCTTTCAACTGTTCTTTCAATACTTCAGGCACGCTATCCACCGCGCCGCCGACGTAAACCGCATCAAACGGCGCGCCCGCGGAAGGCTCGGTCAGCCCGTTGTTTTGCACATAATCGATATTGTTCAAAGCCAAACCGTCCAACACTGCTTTGGCGCGGTTTTGCTGCTCGGCATCGAGGTCGTCTGAAACCACTTTACCCGCCAGTTTCGCCAAAAGCGCGGTCGCATAGCCCGAACCCGTGCCGATTTCCAAAACCGTATCGGTTTGGGTCAGCTTCAAGCCCTGCGCCAACCGCGCTACGATTTTCGGCTCGAGCATCTTATGTCCGTTGGCAAGCGGCAGCTCCATGTCGGCATACGCCAACCCCTGCAAAGACTCGTTCACGAAACGCTCGCGCGGAATCTCCTCCAAAGCGTCCAAAACGTCAAAATCCAATACATCCCACGGACGGATTTGCTGTTCGACCATATTGAACCGCGCTTTTTCAAAATCCATTTTGTGCTCCGTTAAATAATTGTTTTAGCAATGGCAGACATTATAAAACCACACTCCCGCCGCGCCAACTTCAGCGCGCGCCGCCCGCCTGTTTTTCAGTCTCAAGCCGCCTGACGTGAAGCCTTAAACCGCTTCGCCAAAATCTTCGCCAGTTCGCCCAAATACAAAGCATCCGTTTCATCAAACTGCGCCAAATGCTCGCTGTCCACGTCCAACACGCCGATACAGAGGTCGTCTGAAAACAGCGGAACCACAATTTCCGAACGCGACAAAGACGAGCAGGCAATATGGTCGGGATGCGCGTTCACATCCTCGACGACCATCGTCTCGCCCTTCGCCCAAGCCTGACCGCACACCCCGCGCCCGAACGGAATCCGCGTACACGCCAAAGGCCCCTGAAACGGCGCCAAAACCAATTCGTCCGTACGCGTATCGACCAAATAAAAGCCCACCCAAAACCAGCCGAACGCTTCCTTCAAAACCGCCGCCGTGTTCGCCAAATTCGCCACCCAATCCGTCTCGTCCGCCACCACAGACTCAATCTGCGGCAACACCTCCCGATAAAGCGCGGCCTTGTCCGAAGCCGAAAAATGAAGCGCGTGCATAGCCATGTCCTATATATGTGTATATCAAACAGTTATTATAAAACAGGTCGTCTGAAACAGCATTTCAGACGACCCCGGGCATCCCGTTTCAAGTTGCTAACCCGTCGCATATCCACTAAACTTCACGTTACATCGCGCTACACGCAGCGTACAGCCAAAGAAACACAACACGGAGCAAAAAAGATGTATCACCAAATCGGAATGTGGGATCAAAAATGGGTCATCGGCAACTGGAAAATGAACGGCCGACTCCAAAACAACAACGCACTCATGCACCGCTTCCGCATCATGCCCACCGCCGAACGCGTCCTCATCGGCCTCGCCGCACCGACCGTTTACCTGTTGCAACTGCACAACGCCATGCAGATTGTCCTCAACAACCGCATCCTCACCTGCGCCCAAGACGTCAGCCGCTTCCCCAACAACGGCGCCTACACAGGCGAAGTTTCCGCAGAAATGCTCGCCGACATCGGCACAGACATCGTCCTCATCGGACACTCCGAACGAAGCCTCTATTTCGGCGAGAAAAACGAAATCCAACGCCGCAAAATGGAAAACGTCCTCAACGTAGGCCTCATTCCCCTATTGTGCGTCGGCGAAAGCCTCGAAGAGCGCGAAGCCGGCAAAGAACACGAAGTCATCGCCCACCAACTCTCCGTATTGCATGGACTGAACACCAAAAACATCGCCGTCGCCTACGAGCCGGTATGGGCAATCGGCACCGGCAAAGTCGCTACCGTAGAACAAATTGCCGACATGCACGCATTCATCTACAAAGAAATCTTGTCTTTGTGCGGAAGCGATGTTAAAATCCGCGTTCTTTACGGCGGAAGTGTGAAAGCAGACAATGCAGCCGACATCTTCGCAGTACCTCATGTAGACGGCGCATTGGTTGGTGGCGCGTCATTATCATATGACTCATTTACCGCCATCATCAACGCAGCACAAGCCTCGTAGAAAACATATGGAAGCCTTTAAAACCCTTATCTGGATTATTAATATTATTTCCGCTTTGTCAGTGGTTGTGTTAGTATTGCTGCAACACGGCAAAGGCGCGGACGCAGGCGCGACCTTCGGGTCAGGCAGCGGCAGCGCACAGGGCGTATTCGGTTCCGCAGGCAACGCAAACTTCCTGAGCCGCGCAACCGCCATCGCAGCGACTTTCTTCTTCGCAACCTGCATGGCAATGGTTTATATCCATACCCATACAAACAAACACGGTTTGGACTTCAGCGATGTGAAACAAACCCAGCAGGCTCCGAAACCTGCCGCTCCCGCTGAAAACCAACCCGCACCTGCTGCACCCGCTCCTCAGCAGCAGAAATAAAAGTTTTCAAAATGCCGACATGGTGAAATTGGTAGACACGCTATCTTGAGGGGGTAGTGGCCGTAGGCTGTGCGAGTTCAAATCTCGCTGTCGGCACCAAAACAAGAAACCGCTTAGAATTAAAAATCTAAGCGGTTTCTCTTTTCTGTCCAACGCATCGGATAAAAAGAAAAACCACTTACTATAGTGAATTAAATTTAAATCAGGACAAGGCGACGAAGCCACAGACAGTACAGATAGTACGGAACCGATTCACTTGGTGCTTCAGCACCTTAGAGAATCGTTCTCTTTGAGCTAAGGCGAGGCAACGCCGTACTGGTTTAAAGTTAATCCACTATATTCCCCCTATCCGATATATCCCAAGTATTGCATCCAATGCATCTCCACAATAAAACCAAACTTAGTAAAGGCGAGGTTTTCAGACTATCGCTTGCTATCCCGAAATTTCCTTTTTAATCATAAAGTATCGCCTTATTGAATCTCGTTAAACCAATCCCTATCAGACAGGAAATTCAGGTGATTTATTGATATCTTTGAAGCAAAAAGAATTGGCTTTACACCAGCGTACAGCCTTATCCCATCCACTCAAATTTTAAAAGCACCATTTTCCAGAACACTGAAAACAAGGCGAGAATTTCTTTCACGCCAAACCCATTCATTTTCCCCTGCCCTTTTCACTGTCTTCGACTTTCATTGCCCTCCCCAGATTCAAAGTTCGTCCTCCATCATTTTCCTTACATCATTCCCTATCTTGCAGCACTAAACATTACTCTCCCGCCCTTCAAAATCGACATTTTGTTGATTCGTGATATATCTTTACTTAATTTCAATTAGCTTTGCGTAAATCAAATCCACTGTTTTCAAAAGAACAAATAGCACTTTATTGATAATGAGTATCGTGTTTTCATATATGGACGAGACAAGCCTTCTTTTCTCTGTTAAGGTAGGGCTTTCTGTCAGTTTATGCTGACCCCGATAGACTAAATCCGGAGTAACTTGATGAAATCCAATCTGAAATTAATCGTTCCCGCCGTCCTTATCGCTACCGCGCTGTCTGCATGCGGCAGCTCCGGCTCTAAATCTAAACCGGAAACTGCTCCGACTCCTACTGCGCAACAATCCGCTCCCGCGCCTGAAACGCCTAAAACCATGGAAGTCAATAATATTGAACGCACCAAGGAAGTGGCTTACAAATGCGGACCAAACGGTACTGATCCTTTGAATGTCATGTACGGCTTCCAAGGTGATGAGCCTGTGATTGCCCAAGTGAAATACCAAGGCCAGCTGACTCCGGGTCTTTCCCGCATCGTCGGCACCGGCAATGATGTCAATGGCTTCTGGGGTGAAGGCGTGGCATGGATTGCCAACCGCGCCAACTATGCCAACATCGACAAAGTGGACGGCAATATGCTGACTATCCGTCAACAAACTGTCGTCAACGGTCAAAACCAAGTCGTGGACAACATCATCACCAAGTCCTGCGTATTGGACCAAACCGCTACGGCCCAATTGAACAAAGCACCTGCCAAACCTGCTAAGGGCAAAGGCAAAGCGAAGAAATAAAGACGTTGTATAAAGCGAAAGGTCGTCTGAAAACTTGAAATCGGGTTTTCAGACGACCTTTTTGCATCGTCGGCTGTCTTTCTGCATGATTCGGTAACAGACACTGCAACAACACAAACAGCCCGCCTTATCACCGGCTCTCTAGATTGCCCCACTCTATCGGCTCAAGGCTGCACACATATCAATCCGTTTCTTACCACCAGTAATACGGCCGGTAAAACGGGAATCCCCACTCGTCGTAATAGCGGTAATAGCGTGCTTCGCGCAGCTGTTGTTGGGAAATATAATTTTGCCATGCCATCTTATAGCAGGCTTGGAACATCGGGTCAGACACTTTGTCGATGTATTTCAGGCGGAAGGCTTTTTGTTCTGCACTGGGCGTGCCGACTTGCTCCGCCTGCTCGAACTGTTTGCGCATCAGTTTGGCAGTCTCCGGATCGCATTCGGCAGCCAGACTGACTTGAAGATTTTGTTCATAACGTCTTTGCGCGCGTTCGCGGGCGGCTTTTTGTTCGGGCGTAGTGGCACAAGCGGCCAGGGTTGCCGCGATGCACAGCATCATAGAGGCTCGAATGAGAGACATGATTTTTCCTTTTTATATCAAGGGATAGGGGTAATGTACGCCTTTTGCGGCAAATTGTGAAGCCTGTCGTACCGTCCGTGTTCAGCCGACAAAACGGCAAAGCCCGGCTAAAACAAACCGTACCACCTGACAAGAGGTCGTCTGAAAAGTGAAGAGCCATTTTCAGACGACCTCGTATCTCGCCCTGATCTTTTTATAGTGGATTAACTTTAAACCGGTACGGCGCTGCCTTGCCGTACCGGTTTAAAGTTAATCCACTATAGTGATTTCGCCATATTCATTGAAGAAGCCCTTAGCGATACAATATCGCACCATATCCAATCGAATCGAGGTCGTCTGAAAAATTGAAAAGGGATTGATATGACGGCAAATCATCACGAAGAAACACCAAACGAGCCACAGCAGCCGACCAGCCGCCACAAGCGTCGGCACGAACGCCTGCACGCGCCGCCGTTTTGGCAGGCGGACAGGCCGTATCTGCACGAACACCATATTTCCGATGCGCGCTTCCGCAGGCTGGGCTATATCATGGCGATGTTGGCGGGCGCAATCAATGCGGGCGGTTTCTTTGCGTTTTCACGTTATACGTCGCACGTTACCGGCTCGATGTCGATGCTGGCGGACGCTGTTTATCTGCGCGAATGGTTAACGGCGGCGGTGGCTTTGATCAGCGTGTTGTGTTTCATTGTCGGCGCGGCGCATTCGGGCTGGGTGGTTTTGTGGACGCAGCAGAAGCGGTTTCGCGGCAGCTTCGGTTTTTCCATGTGGCTGGAAGCGGTTTATCTGCTGATATTCGGCTTGTTCGGTCTGACGACATCGAAGTGGAACATCGGGGACGGGAATTTGGTTTTCCCGTCGTTGGCTTTGTTTTTAATGTGTTTCATCATGGGAATGCACAATACGGTGATGACGCTTTTGTCCGGCGGCGCCATCCGTTCGACACACATGACCGGCACGGCGACCGACTTGGGCATCGAGCTTTCGCGTGCGCTGTATTATTCAAAAAAACATCATCCGCGCCTGCCTCATGTTCATGTCAACAAACCGAAAATGTGGCTGTTGAACGGCTTGATGTGGGCATTTCTATTGGGCGGCGTCGTGGGTGCTTGGGGCTACCACAAAATCGGACACCATTTCGCGCTGCCGGTATCCGCCGTCTTGTTCATCTTGGGCGCAGGGTCTGTGGGCTATGATGTGAAAGTGCGCTTGAAATTTGCGCTGGCGGGCTGGTATCGGCGGCATCGTGCGAAACAGCGTTAAAAAGCGCTATTGCGGCAAATCCGCATACCACCATGCCAATTATCGGCGCTCAGTGAACCAAATCGCTTTTCTTTTGCCCAATCAAATAGATACTCCTGCTTGATGACAATCCCTCCAAATCTTCTAATCGTTTGTTTTGAATGAAAAACACCTTAATCAAGGCTGCCGCATCGCGTTATCCCTGAAACGCGCGGGCAATGAGCGGACAGCGATTGGATTAATGGCAATATGAGTCATGGCGGGAACCATCCCTTCTTCCAACTGATTTTCAGACGACCCCTGCGTCGTTGTCGAAAGGACATCTTAATGAAACTCTTGAAATCCCTAACCGTTGCCGCATTGGCAATCCCTTTGGCACTGACCGGCTGCGTAACCGACCCTGTAAGCGGACAACGCAACACCAGCAAAACCGCCATGTACGGCTTGGGCGGCGCGGCAGTGTGCGGCATCGTCGGCGCACTGACCCATGGCGGCAAAGGCGCGCGCAATTCCGCGTTGGCGTGTGGCGCGATTGGCGCGGGCGTAGGCGGCTACATGGACTATCAAGAGAAAAAACTGCGCGAAAACCTGAAAAACACCAACATCGAAGTGGAACGCCAAGGCAACCAAATCAAGTTGGTGATGCCTGAAAACGTCACCTTCGCCACAGGCAGCGCGGCATTGAGCGATCAGGCGCGAAACGCTTTGGCGACCGCCTCCGAAACGCTGGTGCAATACCCCGACACGACCTTGACGATTAACGGTCATACCGACAACACCGGCAATGATGCCATCAACGAACCGCTGTCCCGAAATCGCGCGCTTGCCGTTGCCGACTACCTGCAATCGCGCGGCGTGAACGGCTCGCGCCTGACCACCGCCGGCTACGGCTCGCGCCACCCGATCGCGTCTAACGCCACAGTCGAAGGTCGCGCCCAAAACCGCCGCGTCGAGATTTTGATCAATCCCGACCAAAACGCCATCAACGCGGCGAAACAGCAAATGTAAGCTATCCGTCTGAAGATACAGCTTAAAGGTCGTCTGAAATCCGATTTTGGGTTTCAGACGACCTTTTTTCATTGCGCCATCGGTTCGCCGGTTTTGCCACCTATTCATCAGGTTTTCGGTTGAATGCCTCATCACTAAGGCCAAAAGCAAAACAAGCCTTTGATTTTTCAGACGACCTTAAACCATTCCACCAATATAGTGGATTAACTTTAAATCAGGACAAGGCGACGAAGCCGCAGACAGTACAGATAGTACGGAACCGATTCACTTGGTGCTTCAGCACCTTAGAGAATCGTTCTCTTTGAGCTAAGGCGAGGCAACGCCGTACCGGTTTAAATTTAATCCACTATATTTATTCACCTGCCGACACTGTTTATGTTCCGTTTTCCCGCTCTATCATCCTTGACACTGCCTGATGACAGTGATTTAATTTCCTAATATGATTAATAATCATTTTTAATCAAATATGGAAAAGCAGATCGTTTGGACACCGCGCCAATCCGCGCCTAAAGCCTTTCCCGAACGGCAGGCGTTGATGCCGATATGGGGCGGCATACCGATTCCCCGTCCGCAATGGCAAAATATTTGGCGGCAGAAGCTCCCCCATGCCGCCGACTCCGACGCGCTTGCCTATCTGCACATCCCTTTCTGCGCCAACCACTGCGTGTTCTGCGGCTTCTACCGCAACGCGTGGAAAGAGAGTTACAGCAGCGTTTACACCGACAAAATTATCGAAGAAATGGCGGCGGAAGCCGAAATCCGTCAGGGCAACGGCAAAATCCGCGCCGTCTATTTCGGTGGCGGCACGCCCACCGCGCTGCAAACCCCAGACCTCGCCAGGCTCATCCGCGCCTGTTACCAATACCTGCCGATTGCCGACGACTGCGAGTTCACCATCGAAGGCCGCATGAGCCATTTCGACATAGAAAAAGCCCAAGCCTGCATCGAAGCGGGTGCCAACCGCATTTCCATCGGCGTGCAAACTTTCGACACCGCCATCCGCCGCCGCCTCGGCCGCAAACACGGCGGCGACGAAGCCTTTGCCTATCTGGAAAAACTGTGTGAAATCAATGCCGTCATCGTTGTCGATTTGATGTTCGGCCTGCCCAACCAAACCGACGCCGTTTGGCAAAACGATCTCGAACGCGCCACCGCCCTGCCTTTGTCCGGACTCGACACCTACGCCTTCAACCTCTATCCCATGCTGCCCATCAACCGTATGGTGGAGAAAGGCGCATTTCCCGCCCCGCCGGGTTTCGACGTTCAGGCCGACCAATACGCCTACGCCGTCGAAACGCTGGCGCAAAAAGGCTGGAACCAAGTCAGCAACAGCCATTTCGCCTATCCAGGCCGCGGCGAACGCAACCGCTACAATACCTTGGTCAAATCCAACATCCCCTGCTGGGCGTTCGGCTCCGGCGCAGGCGGCAATTTCGGCGGCTTCAGTTATCAGGTGCAGGGCGATTTGGACAGCTATCTCGCCACCCCGAAAGGCGAAAAAAACATCGCCTTCATGAGCGGCCACAGCCCGAACAAAACCCTGCTCGGACAAGTGCAGCACGATATGGAAACAGGTCGTCTGAATCCCTCGCTGTTTGACGGCAACGCCGCCGCGCAGAAACTGATTGCCCAATGGCAGGCAATGCAGCTCTTTGAAGAACAAGGTTCGGACGGCCTCATCCGCCTGAACACCAGCGGCCGCTACTGGTCGCCCACCCTCATCCGCAAACTCATGCTCACCCTCCCGACCCAAGAAAAGGATCAAACCATGCAAAAACTTTCATCCGAACAACAAATCATGTTGCGCCAATCATTGGAAAAAAATCCCGGCCAAGTGCTCGAAATGCTCGCCGCGCAAAACCAATGCAGCTTTGAAGACGTCATCCGCTGCCTGCCCGAAAACTGCATCCGCCAAACCGAAGGCAGCCGCATCGTCGAAATCCTCCAAGCCGTCGCCGCTTGGGACGAAGTCGTCACCTTCATCGCCCACACCCCCGACGCCATCGTCGAAGTTACCGGCAAACTGCCCGGCGGCAAAGTCGGCCGCGGCTTCTACAATTTCGACCATCCCGAAACCGACGGCGGCGTACACGGTCATATCTATTATGAAAACTGCGCCGCCATCTACCTTTTAGAACGCCCGTTTATGGGCAAAGATACCTGCTCACTCAACTTCATCAACCGCAACGGCGGCGCCATGTTCAAAATCTTCGTCGGCCGCGACGAAGCAGGCGAACTCAAACGACACCAAATCGAAGCCATGAGAAAACTGTTCGAGGCGGCTTAAACAGTTTTCAGCCGACCTTTGCCTGAAGCTGATAGAAATTGCCGCATTCCTGCCCAAACGAAATCTTTCGGCATCGTAAATAGCCGATGAAATTCGACAGGCTGCCTGCAAGATTGGCGTTTGCCACAAAGTAAGCTTGCGCTTACCGCCCTCTCCCTAACCCTCTCCCACGGGGAGAGGGAATTGAGGATGCTGAGATTCAACCATTTTTGGATTCTCTGTCGCCTAGAATTTCTCTACCCATACATCCCCTCTCCCCGTGGGAGAGGGTTAGGGAGAGGGCAAAGCGCGAAACGGTAAGTCAATTCCTCAGACAAACCCGCGCTACGGCAGTTTTTATAAAACCCGCTTTGCCCGTTTTCAGATGACCTCACCCGCCACAAAAGAGAACCGAAAAGAAGTAGCGTGGGCTTTGCCCACGACCACGCAGCATCAAACACAACAAGGTCGTCTGAAAATCAACCAGCCTACCCCAACCACTCAACCAAGTAAGCAGATTATTGAACCCCTAACCACCCGACACACAAAGGAGACCCCATGCAACTCATCTTCGGTGCCAACGGCCCATCCGGCCGCGCATTCATCCGCACGCTCACCAACCCCACCGATACCGTCGCCGTCTTAAGAAGGCCGTCTGAAGACTCGTTCTTCAGCGATCATCACATTCAGACGACCGTAGCCGATGCACTCGATGCCGACGCGCTCGACAAAGTATTCGCACAATACCGCCCCGACAGCGTCATCAGTTTCGTCGGCGGCAAAAACGAACAAGGCATACGCAGCGACGCACTGGGCAACATCAACATCATCGCCGCCGCCCAGTCCGCCAATCCGCAAGCCCGTTTCATCCTGATTACCAGCATGGGCTGCGGCGAACAATGGGACATGATGAGCGAACCCTTCAAACAAGCCCTTGGCGAAGCCGTCCGCGCCAAAACCGAAGCCGAAATCTACCTCAAACAAAGCAGCCTGAACTGGACCATCCTCCGCCCCTGCGGTTTGGACAACAGCGAAGACAACCGCCACATCCTGACCGACCGCCCCGACGGCATCCCTAAAAACTACATGAGCCGAAACGGACTCGCCACCGCCGTCGCCGCCGTCCTGCAAGACCCCAGCAGCATCGGTAAGGTTTACACCGTCGGCGCAGGCAGTTAACACCGCGCCCATTGCCAAACAGGTCGTCTGAAACCGTTTCAGACGACCTGCTTCCTATTACCGACAATCAGCGCGGCATCCATTCATCCGCTTAAAAAACCATTCCCAAACCCCGCTTTCAGACGACCTCCTGCCTTGTGTTATGATAATGGCTCTTCACACAAAGGTATTTTATGGACAAACCCGTCTATCTCTACACCGACGGCGCATGCAAAGGCAATCCCGGCGCCGGCGGCTGGGGCGTGTTCATGCGTTACGGCGCACATGAAAAAGAACTGTTCGGCGGCGAAGCGGAAACCACCAACAACCGCATGGAGCTGACCGCCGTCATCGAAGGCCTGAAATCCCTAAAACGCCGCTGCCAAGTCATCATCTACACCGACTCGCAATACGTCAAAAACGGCATGGAAAGCTGGATACACGGCTGGAAAAAAAACGGCTGGAAAACCGCCGCCAAAAAACCGGTTAAAAACGATGATTTATGGAAAGAACTCGACAGCTTGGTTCAACAGCACGATGTCCG
Protein-coding sequences here:
- the hutW gene encoding heme anaerobic degradation radical SAM methyltransferase ChuW/HutW; this translates as MEKQIVWTPRQSAPKAFPERQALMPIWGGIPIPRPQWQNIWRQKLPHAADSDALAYLHIPFCANHCVFCGFYRNAWKESYSSVYTDKIIEEMAAEAEIRQGNGKIRAVYFGGGTPTALQTPDLARLIRACYQYLPIADDCEFTIEGRMSHFDIEKAQACIEAGANRISIGVQTFDTAIRRRLGRKHGGDEAFAYLEKLCEINAVIVVDLMFGLPNQTDAVWQNDLERATALPLSGLDTYAFNLYPMLPINRMVEKGAFPAPPGFDVQADQYAYAVETLAQKGWNQVSNSHFAYPGRGERNRYNTLVKSNIPCWAFGSGAGGNFGGFSYQVQGDLDSYLATPKGEKNIAFMSGHSPNKTLLGQVQHDMETGRLNPSLFDGNAAAQKLIAQWQAMQLFEEQGSDGLIRLNTSGRYWSPTLIRKLMLTLPTQEKDQTMQKLSSEQQIMLRQSLEKNPGQVLEMLAAQNQCSFEDVIRCLPENCIRQTEGSRIVEILQAVAAWDEVVTFIAHTPDAIVEVTGKLPGGKVGRGFYNFDHPETDGGVHGHIYYENCAAIYLLERPFMGKDTCSLNFINRNGGAMFKIFVGRDEAGELKRHQIEAMRKLFEAA
- a CDS encoding NAD(P)H-binding protein; protein product: MQLIFGANGPSGRAFIRTLTNPTDTVAVLRRPSEDSFFSDHHIQTTVADALDADALDKVFAQYRPDSVISFVGGKNEQGIRSDALGNINIIAAAQSANPQARFILITSMGCGEQWDMMSEPFKQALGEAVRAKTEAEIYLKQSSLNWTILRPCGLDNSEDNRHILTDRPDGIPKNYMSRNGLATAVAAVLQDPSSIGKVYTVGAGS
- the rnhA gene encoding ribonuclease HI; its protein translation is MDKPVYLYTDGACKGNPGAGGWGVFMRYGAHEKELFGGEAETTNNRMELTAVIEGLKSLKRRCQVIIYTDSQYVKNGMESWIHGWKKNGWKTAAKKPVKNDDLWKELDSLVQQHDVRWTWVKGHAGHPENEKADELANRGAAKFL